The following are encoded together in the Kwoniella europaea PYCC6329 chromosome 1, complete sequence genome:
- a CDS encoding methylthioribose-1-phosphate isomerase: protein MVAQAPSGKKPLPDMMTSIRIDKSGQVEIVDQLLLPHSVVWIPISTPEEAFEAIKSMKIRGAPAIASLAALSLKSSLSSTSLTDNFSSTADAVKWVKEKCDYLQSSRPTAVNLSEAMNRIRQYLNTTSTEKDTKESVIDKVREICQDVHEEDLERNMRMGKLGADWLFAKRGGKKDKLKVVTVCNTGSLATSGYGTAIGVITALYEHDQLDTAYYAQTTPYHQGSRLTSLELTTLQIPSCMICDTMLGSLFQHEDIDGVIVGADRVVKNGDTANKIGTYQAAVLAQRHNIPFMVIAPVTTIDLSLETGKEIHIEQRPSIEATQVRGLNTGTGKLSVVRITPEGVGEGDKPWQRVYNPSFDVTPAELISCVVTEKGVAERKDDEKSIDVSSIC from the exons ATGGTCGCCCAAGCTCCCTCGGGTAAAAAACCTTTACCAGACATGATGACTTCGATCCGAATTGACAAGTCAGGTCAAGTTGAAATTGTTGATCAACTATTACTCCC TCACTCAGTCGTTTGGATCCCCATATCAACCCCCGAAGAAGCATtcgaagctatcaaatctATGAAAATCCGAGGTGCTCCCGCCATCGCATCCCTAGCAGCCCTTtccctcaaatcatctctttcctccacctccctcaccGATAACTTCTCCTCCACGGCAGATGCAGTAAAGTGGGTAAAGGAGAAATGCGATTATCTTCAGTCATCTAGACCTACAGCAGTAAACCTAAGTGAAGCTATGAACCGTATTCGACAGTATCTCAACACCACCAGCACCGAGAAAGATACGAAAGAAAGTGTGATAGATAAAGTACGAGAGATCTGTCAAGATGTAcatgaagaggatttggaaaGGAATATGCGAATGGGTAAATTAGGTGCCGATTGGTTATTCGCCAAAAGAgggggaaagaaggataagtTGAAAGTGGTGACGGTTTGTAATACTGGTAGTTTGGCTACTTCC GGCTACGGTACTGCTATAGGAGTAATCACAGCTTTATACGAGCACGACCAATTAGATACTGCCTACTACGCTCAGACGACACCATACCATCAGGGATCAAGATTGACAAGTTTGGAGTTGACCACTTTACAGATTCCCTCTTGTATGATTT GTGATACCATGCTCGGATCGTTATTCCAACATGAAGATATCGACGGAGTGATTGTCGGTGCTGATAGAGTCGTCAAAAACGGTGATACAGCCAATAAG ATCGGTACATACCAAGCTGCAGTCCTAGCTCAAAGACACAATATACCATTTATGGTCATTGCTCCAGTAACTACTATCGATTTATCCCTGGAGACAGGAAAAGA GATTCACATCGAACAAAGACCTTCAATCGAAGCTACCCAAGTAAGAGGCCTCAACACCGGAACGGGTAAATTGAGCGTTGTGAGAATCACAcctgaaggtgtaggtgaaggtgataaaCCATGGCAAAGGGTTTATAATCCTTCTTTTGATGTTACTCCTGCAGAGTTGATAA GTTGCGTGGTGACTGAGAAAGGAGTCGCGGAGAGGAAAGACGATGAAAAGAGTATAGATGTTTCTTCCATCTGTTAG